AACGATCAAACGAACCAGGACGGTCAAAATGATGATCGCCCAACCCCAGTTGCCGACCAAACCGTGGGACCACTGCAGGACTTTCAACAGCACTTTCCCGATGGGAGAGAAGAAACCGAAGTTCACGACCTTCACCAATTCCGGATTCACCTTCTCGAGAACCGCCGACGACTTGCCGCCCGCGTACGAGATCCATTTGAATTCCATGGTCGGTTGCACGGTGACCGGAGCGTAAGTCGCGATACTGCGCAATTCACCGGTCGCCTCGGATTCCATACGCACCGAGGGCATCACGGCCGATTGATCGACCACCGCCGAAACGAAATACTGCGAGCCGATACCCCACAGATTCGCGGCTTGGTAATCGTGAGCGACGGGCTCACCGTCTTTGATATGCAGACGCTCGACCGAACCGTCGATTTCCGCGAGGAATTCTTGGTGATCCAGCGAGGGCATGAAGAAGTTGCCGCCGGTCACTTTGCGACGAGGCTCGACTTGTTTCACCGTCAGACCCTTAAAGTCCGCGGGCACGTTCTCTAAACGAACCAAAGAGTCGATTTTCGCGGTCTCGGGATCGACGGTCATCGTGTGCGTGATGACTAGGGCCCCCTGGCGAGCCTGACCGACAAAGGTCGTTTCCGACTGGCGCGCGACGACGAAATCCAGAGGAGACGACTGACCGACAACGCCGATTTCGAAAAGACGGAAGCCTTCGACGGCGCCGAGCTTGATCTCTTGCTCTTGATGATCGCGATACTTGCGCAGGCGGAATTTCTGCAGCCCCATCCCTTTGGAAGAGATCTCGAAGGCCACGCTTTCGTTTTCAAAACTGTGAACCGATTCGGGAGTCGAATCGACCGCAGCCTCTTGAGCCACGGCGGCGGCACCGGCCTGCGCAGCATCGGCGGTGGGCGGACTTAAAACGCCCGTGCCCGCAACGGTTCCAGAGCCCGCGGTTTCGCCGGTCACCTCTCCAGAAGCGGCGACTTGCCCTTTGGGCTTATAATATTCGGGATATTTGTGGGTCATCCAGGCTTGCCAGCCGAAGAACAAAACCGCGCAAACCGCGACGGCCAAGATGGTCTTGTTGTCCAAGAAGTTGTTGTTGTTCTCTGGT
The window above is part of the Pseudobdellovibrionaceae bacterium genome. Proteins encoded here:
- the yidC gene encoding membrane protein insertase YidC, whose amino-acid sequence is MSTTPENNNNFLDNKTILAVAVCAVLFFGWQAWMTHKYPEYYKPKGQVAASGEVTGETAGSGTVAGTGVLSPPTADAAQAGAAAVAQEAAVDSTPESVHSFENESVAFEISSKGMGLQKFRLRKYRDHQEQEIKLGAVEGFRLFEIGVVGQSSPLDFVVARQSETTFVGQARQGALVITHTMTVDPETAKIDSLVRLENVPADFKGLTVKQVEPRRKVTGGNFFMPSLDHQEFLAEIDGSVERLHIKDGEPVAHDYQAANLWGIGSQYFVSAVVDQSAVMPSVRMESEATGELRSIATYAPVTVQPTMEFKWISYAGGKSSAVLEKVNPELVKVVNFGFFSPIGKVLLKVLQWSHGLVGNWGWAIIILTVLVRLIVLPFNMASYRSMKKMQVIQPQLQALRTRYKEDPTALNRETMALMREQKVNPLGGCLPLLLQMPVFFALYQVLGQSIELYQAPFIFWIHDLSQKDPFFVLPILMGVTMFVQQKITPTTMDPAQARIMLWMPLIFSVFTFGLPSGLTLYIFISTLFGVIQQQLFMLDRKSNKVAVTKV